In Anaerostipes hadrus ATCC 29173 = JCM 17467, a single genomic region encodes these proteins:
- the gyrB gene encoding DNA topoisomerase (ATP-hydrolyzing) subunit B, producing MGTQKNGEYGADQIQILEGLEAVRKRPGMYIGSTSEKGLHHLVYEIVDNAVDESLAGFCDTIIVTLNKDGSVTVEDNGRGIPVGINKKKGVSSVEVVFTILHAGGKFGGGGYKVSGGLHGVGSSVVNALSDWLEVTVCKEGHIHKQRYERGKVCYPLKVLGDTDKTGTTVTFYPDATIFETIDFDYNTLKRRLRETAFLTKNLKIVLTDDRGEEQVSETFHYEGGIKEFVTYLNKGKEALYPDVIYCEGEKDGVYVEVAFQHNDSYNETSLSFVNNIITPEGGTHLSGFKMALTSTFNDYARKNNLLKEKEDNLSGEDIREGLTSVISIKIGEPQFEGQTKQKLGNSEARGAVNSILSEQLKYFLEQNPQVAKIICEKAVLAQRARDAARKARDLTRRKTALDGMSLPGKLADCSDKNPENCEIYIVEGDSAGGSAKTARSRATQAILPLRGKILNVEKARLDKVLVNKEIQAMITAFGTGIHEDFDIEKLRYHKIIIMTDADVDGAHIATLLLTFIYRFMPELIKKGYVYLAQPPLYRVEKNKKFWYAYSDEELNNILQEIGRDNNNKIQRYKGLGEMDAEQLWDTTMDPEKRILLRVNLDEDSASEIDLTFTTLMGDQVEPRREFIEANAKYVQNLDI from the coding sequence ATGGGTACACAAAAAAATGGAGAATATGGAGCTGATCAGATCCAGATTCTGGAAGGGTTGGAAGCTGTACGTAAAAGACCCGGAATGTACATTGGTAGTACATCAGAAAAAGGACTTCATCATCTGGTATACGAAATTGTAGATAATGCCGTAGATGAATCTCTGGCTGGATTCTGTGATACGATCATCGTAACATTGAACAAAGACGGCTCTGTAACGGTTGAGGATAATGGGCGTGGAATTCCGGTTGGGATCAATAAGAAAAAAGGTGTATCCAGCGTTGAAGTTGTATTTACGATCCTTCATGCAGGAGGTAAATTTGGCGGTGGAGGATATAAAGTATCCGGAGGTCTTCATGGTGTAGGATCTTCTGTGGTTAATGCTTTATCTGACTGGTTGGAAGTTACAGTCTGCAAGGAAGGACATATTCACAAACAGCGTTATGAGAGAGGAAAAGTATGTTATCCGCTGAAAGTTCTTGGAGATACAGATAAAACTGGAACAACGGTTACATTTTATCCAGATGCAACGATTTTTGAGACGATTGATTTTGATTATAATACGCTGAAGAGAAGGTTAAGGGAGACAGCTTTCCTAACAAAGAATTTAAAAATCGTCTTAACAGATGATCGTGGGGAAGAACAGGTTTCTGAAACGTTCCACTATGAAGGTGGTATTAAAGAATTTGTGACTTACCTGAACAAGGGGAAAGAAGCACTTTATCCAGATGTGATCTATTGTGAGGGTGAAAAAGATGGTGTGTATGTTGAAGTTGCATTCCAGCATAACGATTCTTACAATGAGACATCCTTAAGTTTTGTAAATAATATCATTACACCGGAAGGTGGTACACATTTATCTGGATTTAAGATGGCATTGACATCAACGTTTAATGATTATGCGAGAAAGAATAACCTTCTGAAAGAAAAAGAAGATAATTTAAGTGGTGAAGATATTCGTGAAGGATTGACTTCTGTTATCAGTATTAAGATCGGGGAACCTCAGTTTGAAGGTCAGACAAAACAGAAATTAGGAAATAGTGAAGCGAGGGGTGCAGTTAACAGTATTTTATCTGAGCAGTTGAAATATTTCTTAGAACAAAATCCTCAGGTTGCGAAGATAATCTGTGAGAAGGCTGTACTTGCACAGAGAGCAAGAGATGCTGCGAGAAAAGCGCGAGATCTTACAAGAAGAAAGACAGCACTTGATGGTATGAGTCTTCCTGGAAAACTTGCCGATTGTTCAGATAAGAATCCGGAAAACTGTGAGATCTATATCGTCGAGGGAGATTCTGCGGGTGGTTCTGCAAAGACGGCTCGTTCCCGTGCAACTCAGGCAATCCTGCCTCTTCGTGGTAAAATCTTAAATGTTGAGAAGGCAAGGCTTGATAAAGTACTTGTCAATAAAGAGATTCAGGCAATGATCACAGCATTTGGTACAGGAATTCATGAAGATTTTGATATCGAGAAATTAAGATACCATAAGATCATCATCATGACAGATGCCGATGTTGATGGTGCACATATCGCAACACTGCTTCTGACGTTCATATACCGCTTTATGCCGGAATTGATCAAGAAAGGGTATGTATATCTTGCCCAGCCTCCTCTTTACCGTGTAGAGAAGAATAAGAAGTTCTGGTATGCTTACAGTGATGAGGAATTAAACAACATTCTTCAGGAAATCGGACGAGATAACAATAACAAGATCCAGCGTTACAAAGGTCTTGGAGAGATGGATGCAGAACAGTTATGGGATACAACCATGGACCCTGAGAAGAGAATTTTATTAAGAGTAAACCTCGATGAAGATTCAGCTTCAGAGATCGATCTGACATTTACAACACTGATGGGTGATCAGGTAGAACCAAGACGAGAATTTATTGAAGCAAACGCAAAATATGTACAGAATCTTGATATTTAG
- the gyrA gene encoding DNA gyrase subunit A translates to MDENTIFDKVHDIDLKKTMENSYIDYAMSVIASRALPDVRDGLKPVQRRILYAMIELNNGPDKPHRKCARIVGDTMGKYHPHGDSSIYGALVNMAQEWSTRYPLVDGHGNFGSVDGDGAAAMRYTEARLSKISMELLADINKNTVDFRPNFDETEKEPAVLPSRFPNLLVNGTQGIAVGMATNIPPHNLREVINAVIKIIDNQVEEDRETTIEELLEIIKGPDFPTGATILGRSGIDQAYRTGRGKIKVRAVTDIEAMANGKQRIIVTELPYMVNKARLIEKIAALVREKKVEGITELRDESDRSGMRICIELRRDANANVILNQLYKHTQLQDTFGVIMLALVDGQPKTMNLHEMLDYYLTHQKDVVTRRTRYELNKAEERAHILEGLLIAQDNIDEVIKIIRGAENIQAAKLELMERFGLSDAQAQAIVDMRLRALNGLERAKLEKEYKELMERIGELKAILADEKKLLGVIKDEIALIRDKYGDERRTQIGFDVDDISMEDLIPRENTVITMTKLGYIKRMTVDNFKSQNRGGKGIKGMQTIDEDYIEELFMTTTHHYIMFFTNTGRVYRLKAYEIPESGRTARGSAIVNLLQLQPGEKITAVIPLVDYEEGKYLLMATKYGVVKKSSIMEYANIRKTGLAAITLKDDDQLIEVKYTEDDEDVFLVTKNGQCIRFHESDVRCIGRTSMGVRGINLTGDDEVIGMQLDSQGEALLIVSANGMGKRTLTSEFTTQHRGGKGIKCYKITEKTGDVVGVKAVNDDNEIMMITTEGIIIRTAVDSISILGRNTSGVKVMNVGENVEVASIAKVREEKLEDEMEKNTTEE, encoded by the coding sequence ATGGACGAGAATACAATTTTTGATAAAGTTCATGACATTGACCTCAAAAAAACAATGGAGAATTCATATATTGATTATGCCATGAGCGTTATCGCTTCCAGAGCTCTTCCAGATGTGCGTGACGGTTTGAAGCCGGTACAGAGAAGAATTCTTTATGCGATGATAGAATTAAATAACGGACCTGATAAACCACATCGTAAATGCGCTCGTATCGTCGGTGATACAATGGGTAAATATCATCCACATGGTGACAGCTCTATCTATGGTGCGTTAGTTAATATGGCACAAGAATGGTCCACGAGATATCCATTGGTAGATGGACATGGAAACTTTGGTTCTGTTGATGGTGATGGTGCAGCTGCCATGCGTTATACAGAAGCAAGATTAAGCAAGATTTCTATGGAGCTTCTGGCTGATATTAACAAGAATACAGTTGATTTCAGACCAAACTTTGATGAGACAGAGAAAGAACCCGCTGTCTTACCTTCTCGTTTTCCAAACTTATTAGTGAATGGTACACAGGGAATCGCGGTTGGTATGGCTACGAACATTCCGCCTCATAACCTTAGAGAGGTTATTAATGCAGTTATTAAGATCATTGATAATCAGGTTGAGGAAGATCGTGAGACAACGATTGAAGAATTATTAGAGATCATTAAAGGACCGGATTTTCCTACAGGAGCGACGATCCTTGGACGTTCTGGAATTGATCAGGCTTACCGTACAGGCCGTGGAAAGATTAAAGTACGTGCTGTTACAGATATTGAGGCAATGGCAAATGGAAAGCAGCGTATTATCGTAACAGAGCTTCCGTACATGGTAAACAAAGCAAGACTGATCGAGAAGATCGCAGCTTTGGTAAGAGAAAAGAAAGTGGAAGGAATTACAGAGCTTCGTGATGAATCTGACAGAAGTGGTATGCGTATCTGCATCGAACTTCGTCGTGATGCGAATGCGAACGTAATCCTGAACCAGTTATATAAACATACACAGCTTCAGGATACATTTGGTGTGATCATGCTGGCACTTGTTGATGGACAGCCAAAGACAATGAATCTACATGAGATGCTAGATTACTATCTGACACACCAGAAAGATGTTGTGACAAGAAGAACACGCTATGAATTAAATAAAGCGGAAGAACGCGCGCATATCTTAGAAGGATTACTGATCGCACAGGATAACATCGATGAAGTGATCAAGATCATTCGTGGAGCCGAGAACATTCAGGCAGCCAAGCTTGAATTGATGGAACGCTTTGGACTTTCAGATGCACAGGCACAGGCAATCGTTGATATGCGTCTGAGAGCACTGAATGGTTTGGAACGTGCCAAACTTGAAAAAGAATACAAAGAATTGATGGAGCGTATCGGTGAATTGAAGGCAATTCTTGCAGATGAAAAGAAATTACTTGGAGTTATCAAAGATGAAATTGCACTGATCCGTGACAAATATGGCGATGAAAGAAGAACACAGATTGGATTTGATGTTGATGATATTTCCATGGAAGATCTGATCCCTAGAGAAAATACTGTGATCACAATGACAAAACTTGGATATATCAAGAGAATGACTGTTGATAATTTCAAAAGTCAGAATCGTGGTGGTAAAGGTATCAAGGGAATGCAGACAATCGATGAGGATTACATCGAAGAACTGTTTATGACAACGACACATCACTATATCATGTTCTTTACAAATACAGGACGTGTATATCGTCTGAAAGCATATGAGATTCCTGAGAGTGGAAGAACAGCACGAGGAAGTGCAATCGTTAATCTGCTTCAGTTACAGCCAGGAGAGAAGATTACAGCAGTGATTCCACTTGTAGATTACGAAGAAGGAAAATATCTGTTAATGGCAACGAAATATGGTGTTGTTAAGAAATCATCTATCATGGAATATGCAAATATCCGTAAGACAGGATTAGCAGCAATCACATTAAAAGATGATGACCAGCTGATCGAAGTTAAATATACGGAAGATGATGAGGATGTATTCCTTGTAACGAAGAATGGACAGTGTATCCGTTTCCATGAGAGTGACGTCAGATGTATTGGACGAACTTCTATGGGGGTTCGTGGAATCAATCTGACAGGTGATGACGAAGTTATTGGAATGCAGCTTGACAGTCAGGGAGAAGCGTTACTGATCGTATCTGCAAATGGTATGGGTAAACGTACACTGACTTCTGAGTTTACAACACAGCATCGTGGTGGTAAAGGAATTAAGTGCTACAAGATCACAGAAAAGACAGGTGATGTTGTAGGTGTGAAGGCTGTGAATGACGATAATGAGATTATGATGATCACAACAGAGGGAATTATCATACGTACAGCGGTAGATTCTATTTCTATTCTTGGAAGAAATACTTCTGGAGTAAAAGTTATGAATGTTGGTGAAAATGTTGAAGTAGCCAGCATCGCAAAAGTCCGTGAAGAGAAGCTTGAAGACGAAATGGAAAAAAATACAACAGAAGAATAA
- a CDS encoding fumarate hydratase yields MRTIHTDEIIKNIKEMCIEANLSLTEDMKCRFKNATESEKSPLGKQILNQLQENMEIAAADQIPICQDTGMAIVFLNIGQDVHIEGMDLHDAVNEGVRQGYTEGYLRKSVVKDPLIRENTKDNTPAIMHIDIVPGENLEILVAPKGFGSENMSRIFMLKPADGEEGIKKSVIQAVKDAGPNACPPMVVGVGLGGSFEKAAFLAKKALTRNLDTPSEKPHIAKLEKELLEEINQLGIGPGGLGGSTTALGLNIETYPTHIAGMPLAVNICCHVNRHAHRVL; encoded by the coding sequence ATGAGAACGATTCATACAGATGAGATCATCAAGAATATAAAAGAGATGTGCATCGAGGCAAATTTATCTCTGACAGAAGATATGAAATGCCGTTTTAAGAATGCAACAGAAAGTGAAAAGAGCCCATTAGGAAAACAGATTTTAAATCAATTGCAGGAAAATATGGAAATTGCAGCAGCAGATCAGATTCCAATCTGTCAGGATACAGGAATGGCAATCGTATTTTTAAATATCGGACAGGATGTTCATATTGAGGGTATGGATTTACATGATGCAGTTAACGAAGGGGTGCGTCAGGGGTATACAGAAGGATATCTTAGGAAATCTGTTGTAAAGGATCCGTTGATCCGTGAGAATACAAAAGATAATACACCTGCGATCATGCATATAGATATTGTCCCAGGGGAAAATCTTGAAATTCTAGTAGCTCCAAAAGGATTTGGAAGTGAAAATATGAGTCGTATATTTATGTTAAAACCAGCAGATGGAGAAGAGGGGATAAAGAAATCAGTAATTCAGGCAGTCAAAGATGCAGGACCTAATGCCTGCCCACCAATGGTTGTAGGTGTTGGATTGGGTGGAAGTTTTGAAAAAGCAGCATTTCTAGCTAAGAAGGCATTGACGAGAAACTTAGATACACCATCTGAGAAGCCACATATTGCGAAATTAGAGAAAGAATTGTTAGAAGAAATCAATCAGTTAGGTATTGGTCCAGGAGGGCTTGGAGGTTCAACAACTGCGTTAGGACTTAATATTGAGACATACCCTACACACATTGCGGGAATGCCATTAGCAGTAAATATCTGCTGTCACGTAAATCGTCATGCACATAGAGTGTTATAA
- a CDS encoding Fe-S-containing hydro-lyase translates to MEKHLNVPANTEELAELKSGDYVYLTGTIYTARDAAHKRMYETLLDGKELPVDVKGQFIYYLGPTPAREGQVIGSAGPTTSSRMDKYTPTMLDQGLKGMIGKGKRSSEVIESIKQNGAVYFAAVGGAGALLSKCIKEAEVIAYDDLGTEAIRKLRVENFPVIVVIDNQGNNLYETAVENFKKLK, encoded by the coding sequence ATGGAGAAACATTTAAATGTTCCAGCAAATACAGAAGAGTTGGCAGAGCTTAAATCTGGAGATTATGTATATTTGACAGGAACGATCTATACAGCTAGAGATGCGGCACATAAAAGAATGTATGAAACGCTGTTAGATGGGAAAGAATTACCAGTAGATGTAAAAGGGCAGTTTATTTATTATCTCGGGCCAACACCAGCAAGAGAAGGACAGGTCATTGGATCAGCAGGACCGACAACAAGCAGCAGAATGGATAAATATACCCCAACGATGCTTGATCAAGGATTAAAAGGTATGATCGGAAAAGGGAAACGATCTTCAGAAGTCATTGAATCAATAAAACAGAATGGTGCAGTATATTTTGCCGCAGTTGGAGGAGCAGGAGCACTTCTTTCAAAGTGTATTAAGGAGGCGGAAGTAATCGCTTATGATGATCTGGGAACAGAAGCAATTCGAAAATTAAGAGTTGAAAACTTTCCAGTTATTGTAGTAATTGACAATCAGGGGAATAATCTTTATGAGACTGCAGTAGAAAATTTCAAAAAATTAAAATAA